The genomic window GAACGGGAAGATCCAGTTCGACGCGGACCACGAGGCCGCGCGCCAGTACTTCCTCCAGCACGTCAACCAGAACACCGTCTTCTTCCACGACATCGAGGAGAAGCTCGAGTACCTCGTCGAGGAGGGCTACTACGAGAAGTCGGTCCTGGACAAGTACTCCCCGGAGTTCGTGAAGTCGGCCTTCAAGGCCGCCTACGCCCACAAGTTCCGCTTCCAGACCTTCCTGGGCGCCTTCAAGTACTACACGTCGTACACGCTCAAGACCTTCGACGGGAAGCGCTACCTGGAGCGCTTCGAGGACCGCGTCACGATGGTCGCCCTCGCGCTCGCGGACGGCGACGAGCAGCTCGCCCTCAACCTCGTCGACGAGATGATGTCCGGCCGCTTCCAGCCGGCCACCCCGACCTTCCTCAACGAGGGCAAGGCCCAGCGCGGCGAGCCCGTCTCCTGCTTCCTCGTGCGCATCGAGGACAACATGGAGTCGATCGCCCGCGGCATCAACTCCGCCCTCCAGCTGTCCAAGCGCGGTGGCGGCGTCGCCCTCCTGCTCACCAACCTGCGTGAGATGGGCGCCCCCATCAAGCGCATCGAGAACCAGTCCAGCGGCGTCATCCCCGTCATGAAGCTGCTCGAGGACTCCTTCTCCTACGCGAACCAGCTCGGTGCGCGCCAGGGCGCCGGCGCCGTGTACCTCCACGCGCACCACCCGGACATCATGCGGTTCCTCGACACCAAGCGAGAGAACGCGGACGAGAAGATCCGCATCAAGACGCTCTCGCTCGGCGTCGTCATCCCGGACATCACCTTCGAGCTCGCCCGCAACAAGGAGCCGATGTACCTCTTCAGCCCCTACGACGTGGAGCGCGTCTACGGGGTCCCCTTCTCCGACATCAACGTCACTGAGAAGTACCGCGAGATGGTCGACGACCCTCGCATCCACAAGACGCGGATCGACGCCCGCCAGTTCTTCCAGACCCTCGCCGAGATCCAGTTCGAGTCCGGGTACCCGTACGTCATGTTCGAGGACACGGTCAACAAGGCCAACCCGATCAAGGGCAAGGTCATCATGTCGAACCTGTGCTCCGAGATCCTCCAGGTCTCCGAGCCCAGCGTCCTCAACGAGGACCTCACCTTCGAGCACGTCGGCAAGGACATCTCCTGCAACCTGGGATCCCTCAACATCGCCAAGACGATGGACTCCCCGGACTTCGCGAGGACGATCGCCACCGCCGTGCACGGCCTCACCGCCGTCTCGGACCAGACGATCCTCCCCTCGGTGCCCTCCATCGACCGCGGCAACCACGAGTCGCACGCCATCGGTCTGGGGCAGATGAACCTCCACGGCTTCCTCGCCCGCGAGCGGATCCACTACGGGTCCGAGGAGGGCCTGGACTTCACCAACGTCTACTTCGCCTCCGTGCTCTTCGCGGCCCTGTCCGCCTCGCACGACATCGCGGTGGAGCGCGGCGAGAAGTTCGTCGGCTTCGAGGACTCCAAGTACGCGACCGGAGAGTTCTTCGAGAAGTACACGACCCAGGACTTCGTCCCGACGACGCCGCGCGTCGCCGAGCTCTTCGAGAAGTCCTCCGTCCACGTCCCCACCCGCCAGGACTGGGCCGAGCTCGCCGAGAAGATCAAGAAGGACGGCATCTACAACCGCAACCTCCAGGCGGTGCCGCCGACCGGCTCGATCTCCTACATCAACAACTCGACGTCCTCGATCCACCCGATCGTCGCCAAGGTGGAGATCCGCAAGGAGGGCAAGATCGGGCGCGTCTACTACCCGGCGCCCTACATGACGAACGACAACCTCGAGTACTACGAGGACGCCTACGAGATCGGCCCCGAGAAGATCATCGACACCTACGCGGTGGCCACGCAGCACGTGGACCAGGGCCTGTCCCTGACGCTGTTCTTCCCGGACACCGCGACCACCCGCGACGTCAACCGCGCGCAGATCTACGCGTGGCGCAAGGGCATCAAGACGCTGTACTACATCCGGCTCCGCCAGGCGGCGCTGGAGGGCACGGAGGTCCAGGGCTGCGTGTCCTGCATGCTCTGAGTCGGCCTGCTGCGAGCTGACAGCCGACGACGGCGCAGGGCGAGACCCCGATGACGAGGACACCCGATACGGAGACGTGGGACACCACGCGCCCGTACCGGGTGTTCGTCGTGTGGGGGCGGTGAGCATGTCCGTCATCGCGTACGGCGACGAGAGCGTCCGCCGGACCGGGCTCCGGGAGGGTGTGTACCTGCTCGGTGCGTACGTCCTCGGGGACGAGGACGCCGGTCTCATTGAGGCGCTTGGTCGATTCGCCCGGTTTCAGGGCAAGCTTCACTGGAAGGACCACGTCGACGTCGTCAAACGGCAGGTGTGTTCTGAGATCAGTCGGCATGCCGGGGCGGGGCTGATCGTCGCCGCCACGCCGTTACCGTCGCGCGGGGGTGAGGAGCGTGCGCGGCAGCAGGCACTCGTGACACTCGCGCTCGCCCTTGAAGAGGGCCACGGCGTTCGCGAGCTCGTGCTGGAGAGACGTGAGCGGACGCAGGACGCCAATGATGTGCGAACGATCGATCTCGCCCGGCGATCAGGCGTGCTGCCCGAGGACTTCACCATTCGCCATGAGTTCGGGGCGAGTGAGGAGCGGCTGTGGATTCCAGACCAGATCGTGGGAGCCTGTGGCGACCACATCATCGGGTGGAGCACTGGTTGGGCAGATCTCGCCTCGGTGGTCGAGATCCTCTACGTGGATCCTCGTAGATAGCGCGAGCGCCGGGCCCACATGACAACACGGGTACCCGGCGCTAACTTCCACTCCGCAACGTATCGCGGCGGCGGCACCAGTATGCCTCTGCTTCGCACTCGGTCTCAAGGGCTGTCCACGACGGACATCCGCAGGGCTGACGACGCGAAACCCGGCCCGCCCACCGTCCGGAAGGCTGCCGGGTCCACTTCGCAGGGCTGCTGCCCCTTCCGGCTACAGGTGAGATCCCGTGTCAACCCGTGCCGGTGCCACCTCGGAACCGTCTCTGCCGCCTGGTCGTACGGGTGCATTGTCTGAGAGAGTCCGGGCATGACAGTACCGACCCTCACACTGGTCGAGCTGGACCTGCGAGAGAACGGCACCGACGCCGAGGCGCTTGCCGCCTTCCTCACCGGCAATGAGTTCCCCTTCCACCTCGGTCGGGCGTTCACGTCCGACGAGGCCCGTGCGTCCGTGGTCTCGGGTCGGTGGGCCTCACTGGGGACCGAGACCTACTGGGTGGAGGCCGATGGAGTACGGATTGGGACCGTCACGCTCGAGGACCTGGACGATCCGACCGTGATGCTGGACCTGCGCTTGGCCGAGGTGTACCGGGGACGTGGGTTCGGCACCCTTTCCTTGCGCGCGGCGGCTGACCAGGTCTTCTCGGCCCGCTCCGAGACGCGTCGCATCGAGGGCCAGACCCGCGATGACAACCTCGCGATGCGCGCCACCTTCAACCGCGCCGGATGGGTCAAGGAGGCCTGCTTCCGTGAGGGTTGAGAACCCGGGCACGACGCCATCGGGTACGCCATACTCCGCGCCGACTGGGAGAACGGCACGAGGACGCCTGTCGACTGGAGCGAACCCGAGGCGATTCGCCCGCGCTGAGCCTCCACAACCACCCGTCTGCGAGGATCGGAGCCATGGACCAGACCGTTCCCATGGATCCGA from Actinomyces radicidentis includes these protein-coding regions:
- the nrdE gene encoding class 1b ribonucleoside-diphosphate reductase subunit alpha is translated as MADTLTDTGSESFAPALDYHALNAKLNLYDANGKIQFDADHEAARQYFLQHVNQNTVFFHDIEEKLEYLVEEGYYEKSVLDKYSPEFVKSAFKAAYAHKFRFQTFLGAFKYYTSYTLKTFDGKRYLERFEDRVTMVALALADGDEQLALNLVDEMMSGRFQPATPTFLNEGKAQRGEPVSCFLVRIEDNMESIARGINSALQLSKRGGGVALLLTNLREMGAPIKRIENQSSGVIPVMKLLEDSFSYANQLGARQGAGAVYLHAHHPDIMRFLDTKRENADEKIRIKTLSLGVVIPDITFELARNKEPMYLFSPYDVERVYGVPFSDINVTEKYREMVDDPRIHKTRIDARQFFQTLAEIQFESGYPYVMFEDTVNKANPIKGKVIMSNLCSEILQVSEPSVLNEDLTFEHVGKDISCNLGSLNIAKTMDSPDFARTIATAVHGLTAVSDQTILPSVPSIDRGNHESHAIGLGQMNLHGFLARERIHYGSEEGLDFTNVYFASVLFAALSASHDIAVERGEKFVGFEDSKYATGEFFEKYTTQDFVPTTPRVAELFEKSSVHVPTRQDWAELAEKIKKDGIYNRNLQAVPPTGSISYINNSTSSIHPIVAKVEIRKEGKIGRVYYPAPYMTNDNLEYYEDAYEIGPEKIIDTYAVATQHVDQGLSLTLFFPDTATTRDVNRAQIYAWRKGIKTLYYIRLRQAALEGTEVQGCVSCML
- a CDS encoding GNAT family N-acetyltransferase; this translates as MTVPTLTLVELDLRENGTDAEALAAFLTGNEFPFHLGRAFTSDEARASVVSGRWASLGTETYWVEADGVRIGTVTLEDLDDPTVMLDLRLAEVYRGRGFGTLSLRAAADQVFSARSETRRIEGQTRDDNLAMRATFNRAGWVKEACFREG